The nucleotide sequence GAAACGACTCCTCATCACCGGTGTCATCACGGACGCGTCTATCGCTTTTCACGTCGCGAAGACGGCCCAGGAGCAAGGGGCCCAGGTAGTCCTCACCGGTTTCGCGCGGATGAGGCTGATCGAGCGGATCGCGAAGCGTCTGCCCGCTGAGGCTCCCGTCGTGGAACTCGATGTGCAGAACCAAGAGCACCTCAACACGCTCGCTGAGCGCGTGCGCGAACACGTGGACGGAATCGACGGGGTGGTGCACTCGATCGGTTTCGCGCCACCTTCGTGCCTTGGCAGTCCCTTTCTTGATGCGCCGTGGAGCGATGTGGCTGTCGCAATGGAAGTGTCTGCTTACTCGTACGCCTCGTTAGCGAAGGCAGCCCTGCCTCTGATGTCCGCGGGCGGATCGATCGTGGGGATGGATTTCGATCCACGCGCCGCCATGCCGTTCTACAACTGGATGGGCGTGTCGAAGGCGGCGCTGGAGTCAATTAACCGATATGTGGCCCGCGAAGCCGGCGCGCTTGGAATCCGGTCCAACCTCGTGGCTGCGGGACCCATCCGAACCCTCGCGGCCAAAGCGATCGCGGGCGCCGCGACAGGCGCGGGTGAAGAGTTGCAGCGCATGAACGAGAAGTGGGAAGAGCGCGCGCCACTGGGTTGGGATGTTGACGACCCGACGCCGGTGGCGCAAACGGTATGCGCCGTGTTGTCGGACTGGCTGCCGAAAACCACCGGAACCGTGATCTATGTCGACGGCGGTACCAGTACGCAGGCATTCTGAACGTCATGAGCTCTGGTGGATATGACGCGTTGTTGCTGCTGTCTTTCGGCGGCCCGGAGAAGCCGAGCGATGTGCGGCCCTTTCTGGAGAACGTCACACGTGGCCGAAATGTACCTTCCGCCCGCCTAGATGAGGTGGAGCAGCACTATCTGCACTTCGGTGGCGTCTCTCCGATCAATGAGCTGAATAGGCAGATCATCGCAGCGGTCAAGAAGGAACTCGATGCCGCGGGCCTCGATCTGCCAGTGTATTTCGGCAATCGGAATTGGCATCCGCTGGCTGAGGACACTGTCGAGGAGATGGCGGACGCGGGCGTCGATCGTGCCTTGGTCTTCCCTACATCAGCGTGGGGTGGATACTCGGGGTGCCGTCAGTACCACGAAGACATCGCGCGCGCCAGGGCGTCCGTCGCGGAGAACGGAAATGAAGCGCGGAACGCTCCAGAGTTGGTGAAAATGCGGCACTATTTTGATCATCCGCTACTGGTTGATGCGTTCGCCGACGCGATACGCAGGGCGCGGGACGAGTTGCCACCATCGCTGCGGAACGGCGCGAGGCTGGTGTTCACGGCTCACTCGATACCTGTCGCCGCGGATGAGTCGGCCGGGGTACCGAGCGAGGGCGGCCACCTGTATAGCCGTCAAGTTCGTGAGGCGGCGAGGCTCTGCGCTGAAGCATCGGGGGTCGACGAGTACGACGTGGTGTGGCAGTCG is from Hoyosella subflava DQS3-9A1 and encodes:
- a CDS encoding ferrochelatase, with translation MSSGGYDALLLLSFGGPEKPSDVRPFLENVTRGRNVPSARLDEVEQHYLHFGGVSPINELNRQIIAAVKKELDAAGLDLPVYFGNRNWHPLAEDTVEEMADAGVDRALVFPTSAWGGYSGCRQYHEDIARARASVAENGNEARNAPELVKMRHYFDHPLLVDAFADAIRRARDELPPSLRNGARLVFTAHSIPVAADESAGVPSEGGHLYSRQVREAARLCAEASGVDEYDVVWQSRSGPAHIPWLEPDICDHLESLAEAGEKAVIVCPVGFVSDHLEVVWDLDTEAKEKAAELGMGFARAATPGTDPRFAKLVVELVSEAIGLAVPRRLGTEPSRGTAVNGSPCLPGCCQVRRRVSATQA
- the inhA gene encoding NADH-dependent enoyl-ACP reductase InhA, which gives rise to MSGLLAGKRLLITGVITDASIAFHVAKTAQEQGAQVVLTGFARMRLIERIAKRLPAEAPVVELDVQNQEHLNTLAERVREHVDGIDGVVHSIGFAPPSCLGSPFLDAPWSDVAVAMEVSAYSYASLAKAALPLMSAGGSIVGMDFDPRAAMPFYNWMGVSKAALESINRYVAREAGALGIRSNLVAAGPIRTLAAKAIAGAATGAGEELQRMNEKWEERAPLGWDVDDPTPVAQTVCAVLSDWLPKTTGTVIYVDGGTSTQAF